gaactttggaaataaaggtggagggtaaaaaacattttcctgtcccaaataacctatgacttatgatacttttgctgaaattctccagtcattctgtattttacaaaattcttccaacaacactttacatactttaaactacgctcggaatgcccgcgatttcgcgggtgtgttctagtgataaaaatgacaccaacttggaacacaatacaccttattgctaatcctggctgacacggccttttgaacttttgaagcatacatgtacaacaatcacttttccattgtggcgtcagatattttgttttatgacgtcaatttttttttgtgtgatatccagtaatggcagataaatagcaataaggtgtatttataccatatctaaaaatttagcgccgttatttcctctctgtatccataataatgaaccgtcactaaagtgactttttaagtccgtTATAGTTTGTGCTGAAACTACTATATAGTAGTATAAAGTAGTCTCaggtttgtaatgtttttttttttttaaacaaaactattttacagcatcatccaacactcacatgactgattcatacactttattttaaaataagaagTACACGTATGGGAAGTTCTATTCTTTGAATAGTATACTGTTTGTTAATATAAttggaagaaggcaaagaaaaatgcatgattttgtttgtagccgaacgtccagtggcaaatgtttcattcatgttcagatgagtatatttttctgagttccagactccctgatatcatttataatcgttatggataagtctggctaaattgacgagatggtgcaaatgtatatagttttttgacgttataatacaacacttttttttattaatatcccataattcatccactgtacaattttcgtttgaacatttgtcaaaacagattcttaaatgaatgtaaatccaaggcaaacaaggtaaattacgattaaaattccatgaattaagtgcagagttatatttatgattgattgattgattgttggttgcttaacgtccagtggcaaatatttcatgcatattcaggacgaagttatatttatgaagagactgttaaaaacgggaacgaagaaacgtaaacaatgatgtttcctatgcaatcttataaaaatatttctccgatgaactcgatatttgtacatgtaacgtttgatcagtaaatctgctatagcaaagtaattggaagtgatgcATTTCTTCTAAATTcgaaagtgcccttactgcagtgacgtcatttagaactgttctacagtcctgactgatttagtcagttctgctgacaattctacggttagaactgatttggacagttctacctagaactgatttagacagttctaccctagaactgatcctgacagttctgcctagaactgatttagtcagttctacctagaactgatttagtcagttctacctagaactgattctgacagttctacttagaacagttctagggtagaactgttctaggacaggtaagaacagttctatgacagatattctgacagttctaatgagaggttagaagtgatctccactgtacctcatatctttttaaatatcCATATACCGCAGACAATAATAATGTAGATCCACAGAAACTCATGTAACAATCTTAAACCAATATCATATAATGGAACGGTTTAGTGCCGGCCCGAAATAAACTATATCATAAAGTGTGTTTTGAtgaaaaaattgccaaaattatTAATTTATCGTTGTTAAAATTTTCATCCAAGCCTATAATATATAAGTGTAGCACACCCACGTACTACATTATCAGACGTATTATTCTATTTCTGGAATGGAATGTATCATTCTTAGATCTAAAAGATACCTTCCGCTTATTAGCTTAGATTGCATTTGTGATAGTACATATCTATATGATTGAAAaccatgtttatttttattgaaatttacaaTCTATGAATACTTAAATTCACCTTGAAAATTCATTTGACAACAGGAGGAAATAGCTTTGACCGTGTTTATGTGATCAGGATGGTTTCACGCTTTGTTAAGTGTTAAAAGCTCATTAATTCTTCAACTAGGAAACAGCTTTCAAATAACACATAGAATATTAATGGACTTCGTAATGTTTTTCTTTACAACACAATTTCAATTACCTTCTATCATTTCATTGATTTCTCTATCTTTTTCTTCCTGTTCATTGCTGGTTACTTCAAGAAGATGTTTCATTTTGTCTACATCTATAGTTCCATcctgtatatttttttctcttttttcttgatttttgctATGAGTCAGATCATCAATGTgatgatttttatttcttatctCTCTATCCATTTCTTTTATTCTCTCCCCTGCTTTGCGAAGTTTATCTTTATTTAACTCAGTATCATTTTTCAATTTCTCTAAATACTTTTCGCGCTCTTCTTTATTGGAAATCAACAGTCTCACATTAAGTTTTTCATTTTGCAATTCTTCATTACATTTTCTGTAACGCTGAATCATATCAGTATACGCCGAACATGCTTGCtaaaaaattgatagaaaaaagaATATATGGATACTATATATAAACCCTTACTTACTATTATATGTTCTTTCGTTGATAAGTCATAGTATCGTACACAATAAATAACTGAAGACGAAACAATGTAATCCATCATTCAAATGCAATACGTATACGTTTGTAAGAATAATTTCGACTGAACGTTGACACGTACTTTGATGCCATTGGGTTAGATTCGAAAgcctttattttaaatttcaaagctTATATAGTATGCATTGTGTTAACAAATGAACAAGAACGTTAAATTTAAAGCCTCAAAATCTTCTTTTCGTCAAAATTGAAACCATTATGAAGCATACGAAAAGTGTAATTACGTCTAGTGTATATATTTGATATCCGGATAatacatatgacgtcacattGTATAGATGCTAAAGACGATGCAACAGTTAGGCCTCAAAATCTTCTTTTCGTCAAAATTGAAACCATTATGAAGCATACGAAAAGTGTAATTTACGTCTAGTGTATATATTTGACATCCGGATAatacatatgacgtcacattGTATAGATGCTAAAGACGATGCAACAGTTAGGTGGACTTATGATATTGTTaagccaaaatatttatcaaatggaaCTTATTCTAATATATGGCTTTAGAATGGACGATGACTGTATTGTATTTCAAACTTGGCTCCAATTCGCAAAataaactcaatttgcgacagcAAAATCTTCGTTTTacgatttcatttcatttgttgtGCTTAAACGTCACTTTTAAGCActacttttgggctatttcgtagCGGCCAGGTGTTTAGGTGGAGGAAGTCGGAATGCCCGGAGACAACCAACGACTACgctaggaaaactgacaatcctaatcaattaagattaaagtcgagtgcacccgccagggcggggttcgaactcataatctcagtgttgactggctagtgattacagtagtagaactTCTAAGACCACTTGGACACCCAGGTCATTTCTTTTTACAAAGTACAAACTTATAAACAATACCGTTATGTCGTACTTACTTTATGCTTATTCCCTGAAACGatctgaatttttataaatatgtttctgtaTTATAATTAATTTCAAAGTTGTTTATTCATTTGTATATAGATTTTCACATGTGCTAAGCTTCATGTGCATACAACTGATGATTACAAATTATAATAAGAGGTATAAGGTCTTTTGACTATTCGTTTGAAAAGCCGTTAGTTATTTTGTTCtgatctgggttttttttcattctaCCGAGGAAATTACGAACGATTTTTTCATATTGTCTAAGCTTAACGTCTGCTCACTTATTTTTTAAAGTGTGTTCGATTTATTGAGACTATGTTATTTGTTTCGACTTTTTTTTTCTACCAAAGTATTTGTGTTTCCCACGATTAGATACTTTTTCtatcaaaatatttgtgtttGCCTAGGTTAGACGTTCCAAATATGGTATCAAACATTTATTGCGCTATAAGATACATGTATTCTCATCCGTTTAACTGAACATCTTTTATAGGAATATTTATCTCCCccaaaattgttttattccatgACTACTGTTTGAAAAACTAAACGATATTGATTTTTGTTCAACATCGCTAGTCAAATCCCCATAAATTTCCGTAAAGTATTAACCAAAGCGATCCGGAATCGCTATTTAGTAAGTTTTTCCTTTCTTTATATGACATAAATCAAAAAGACAttgtttaataaaagaagaaagtAGTTCCCCTTTTTCAAGAGGTTCAGAAATCTAACGATTAGTCAGGGCTTAAATCAAACTTGACGATATCGGGAATaagtatttagtcggatcttaacatgtacttatgATCTGTTGACAAACCGgtatttataaagataaacaaacaatgtcgaaatgttcaggacttaatttaATCTGTATTTGCGTAAATTGATGCAAGCATATGATTtgtattgcgtcttacactttgagaagcaaaTGATCTTtaacaatataattaaaatattgtgtaaaaacgtttataatgagctatgaaagtcaagtggctcgagcattttctgagtaagttttaaaaaatttcaaaaatatgttttacaatgggttagctttcattagtcttcactatcctatagattaacaacttttggttatattaataatttagaatctgcattgaaggtggagcacgaatgcatatttaattatttatattgatgtgccatttgtatgcaagagcaACATTCGAAAAAGTCAATGCGGATATTGTCTCCCTTGAAcaagttcattattttataattaagtatagGTTTCTGATTTAATGTTGAATAATTACATAATGTATCAATTCAAGagatttcagtttttgttattggtgtaccAAAGACATTGGTTACGAATATAATagtcataaatttgaaacgtttaaaatgattacataccaatataaagaaccctTCGTCATTTTTGAAACATCATAAATGAAAGCCGAATTATATCCGGAATTATTTATCTCCCCTTCGTGATAGATTGATTGatctttaaaacaattttccactataaacgaatgttactttatccAAATaaaaggactttgttagctaaatctacaaatctgattagatattatgaatttttattacaacagATTTACATGCTACATTCAGCTACTCACACATTTATGATGATCAGCTGTATCTACAAAACAATTGTAAAAGCAAAGTTAGTTTTATATATGGAGAGGTTTATGCCAAATAGTCGTATCTGACAATTTCTATATTgaagttgtttttatttattattcaacaaaCTTGCTCAATTTTCTGCAAATAGGTAAACCAATTGTgtctaaataaaaaaacacaatctCATCATAATCAATTAAGcatacaatttgattaaaaattctTGATCATGTACACTTAGTTGTCATAATCATTTGATTTGACTAAGACTAATGACAGATGTTAAAGACAGTTTATAGTTACAACTGATAAAACGCATTGCtaaaatatttatctataaaaaCAACCTCTAATTGTCTTTGCGATAACATATTACTGTCTGATAATTCTTTCGAGTTCTGAAgaataaatttaataatttacaaTGTGATATCTAGAATTGATATGACCAGAAAACCATGATTGATaaattgattttttgtgttttaaagcCACATTGAAGCACCACATGTAGGGCAATTTCATGACGTTTGAATTAGTGGAGCAAGccggagtgcctggagaaaatCCCCGACCTTCGatgggaaaactgacaatcctaatcaATTTAGATTGGAGTAAAATGCACCAGCATGAGCGGGGTTCGACCGCAGTGTTAACTGGTTATTGATTACAATAGTAAATACTtcaaccactcggccaccgaggtcCCCGGAAAACCATGAgtatgtatatgtcgtgtacaagttgcaattttgtacaggttataacatgtacaaaaatattgtaaatgttatgatttgtacaatgccaaaatacaagttataacatgtacaaaagtacctcgtacatgttataacatgtacaaaattttgctaaaaatggttttaacctgtacaaaatttaaaaatgatattaaagcaGAATATACATTCACGATtgaatttgtcaaataaaaaagaaataatcaaaTGCAAAAGAAGGTGCATTACTTACACTATGCATAAAATACctcattttcatacattttagaaATAAGTTGTTTTACGTGTTGCTATGAGACAGAGACATGTGATACCTTTGAGTtgctgttatgtttttttttcctcatCGGCAGGGTCCATATCAATGGACGGAATATAAATGATAACGTTGTCCCATTGAAAGAGAACAGTTTATCTAGTTTTTTTAGTGCTTGTTTGTGAAGGCCCCAGCTTGTACCTGCAGGCCAGAAAGGGCCCTCTTTCGTGCACGcttgatgtcaaaattttaaatttcagacAAACCCTCACTGCTTTTGACAGCAGATATCACCACCCGAAAGCACCCTCTTTCGAGGAAGTATACCAGAAGTTGGCATGCTTATACTTCATTATCAACCATATTAGCATCACTTAATTCGATTACCATTGTTTCTGTTTCTAACTCAATAGTTTGTTCATTGCTGAATCAAGATCATTTAATTCCCCAGCAGTTTCAGTGTTTGTGTAAGTATTAATGTCCGTTTCTgacattgttttgtcagtttcaaTTTCTGACAGTGTCAGTATTATGTTTTGTCTCGGTAAAAGGGTCTTCACTTTTCTTTGATACAGAACTTGCTTCAAAGTTTTATtgactacatgtatattttaaaagtcTTGAAGTTATTTAAAGTAACTATAAAAACTATAAAACTGGTCATTCACTGTATCAGAAAGGTATAACATAACACTTATATGCAtggacaataacaaaaaaatgatgaaaatattattgaggttCATGGCATGTGTTGTACTAATAGAAacgtatttttattttcaaattttgtacaagttaaaaccatttttaagcaatattttgtacatgttaaaacATGTATGAGgaacttttgtacatgttataacttgtattttggcattgtacaaattataacatgtacaatatttttgtacatgttataacctgtacaaaatcgtaacttgtacacgacatatacatgaATTTAGAttggaaataatttttaaaaaatccgtcagaaatgcaaaataaaatgttttaaattgaacagAAAAGTGAAGTAACATTTTGCATGATGTGAAAGATACAATTCATTTGCATATTGGtttgtcaaaaaataaaattaatctacACTATATTTTCATATCATCTAAGTAAGATAAAAATATGATCATTACGTGAAAGtataaaatgaatatgaaaaatgaaaaaaatataaacacatttaTGTATGAAAGATAATGCAGATttgattactgtaaaccaacttatgtTCGCGTTTAGCCAATTCGAGTATATTTCGCGGCAATTcaatttcgcgattttctaatTTTTCTGATGTAGTTAGATAAGTAAAGATCCAAATTTTacatattcgcgttatttttcttctcgcgaaagtcgcgaaaataaatctttaatttaaattgTTGTTGAAATCGTGTATACACTTGACTAGAAGAactaaaaaattcttaaaaaaatcaatttgtaaacATTGCAAACATATAAGTTTGAAAAGGCTGTCGAAGCAAGAATTGCAACAGAGATTAAACAACTGATACAAAATTCTGATCTTTTAAACCTCCAGtgtcataaaaaaaatgtcaaaaacaaacaTGTCTAATCCTGGTAAGGGTAATGTTTCTCTTCTTGAACGTCAGTTTCATCAAGAGTGTCTCTCACATTTATGTTAGTTGGTAACGATTTGAAATACTCATGGTATTCAGAAGGAATGATACATTTCTTGCAAAGCCTAACTAAATTTATCACTTTGCAACTGGAATAGACTGTTGTGACGTGTATTTCTGT
Above is a window of Mytilus galloprovincialis chromosome 7, xbMytGall1.hap1.1, whole genome shotgun sequence DNA encoding:
- the LOC143081732 gene encoding uncharacterized protein LOC143081732; the encoded protein is MIQRYRKCNEELQNEKLNVRLLISNKEEREKYLEKLKNDTELNKDKLRKAGERIKEMDREIRNKNHHIDDLTHSKNQEKREKNIQDGTIDVDKMKHLLEVTSNEQEEKDREINEMIEGLYKNLLLGKELQEERTKIEIKLNQGRAELEIVRKGRQKAEDSAQMAIQQMQLLEIEHEYKTKRMLAEKQELVYQKQNVDAD